A window from Balearica regulorum gibbericeps isolate bBalReg1 chromosome 1, bBalReg1.pri, whole genome shotgun sequence encodes these proteins:
- the PIANP gene encoding PILR alpha-associated neural protein isoform X2 — MEPSAWMPPFFSCVHSLQLWHLLLLVSAVPPPGVWSLRSRGPAATRPLCSRRNPSAPRPICIWDRTSLPERDSRFVLPRQRALPPRGGELRHVVRLRRQAVGARPATPSGFEDGMPSSQYPWAIVWGPTVSDEDGGDTNSANPGFPPLGYTFVSPHGMATAQPNSHSLLHNAGLNLRETPATLRPFLFGPRGEGVDPQLYVTITISIIIVLVATGIIFKFCWDRNQKRRRHSGQQSSGRQQESQQPLTDLSPTTVSILGPYGDSLAPTPEAEESRQGQQGTEKLGGHGKSTAFQLNRIPLVNL; from the exons ATGGAGCCCAGTGCCTG gATGCCTCCATTCTTCTCCTGCGTCCACTCCCTGCAGCTTtggcatctcctcctcctggtCTCAGCTGTCCCTCCTCCTGGCGTCTGGTCTCTTCGCTCTCGGGGACCGGCGGCCACTCGCCCTCTTTGCTCCCGTCGGAACCCCTCGGCCCCACGGCCCATTTGCATCTGGGACAGGACCTCGCTGCCGGAGAGGGATTCTCGCTTTGTCCTGCCGCGCCAGCGGGCCCTGCCGCCCCGGGGGGGAGAGCTGCGGCATGTCGTGCGGCTGAGGCGCCAGGCGGTGGGGGCCCGTCCCGCCACCCCCTCCGGATTTGAGGACGGCATGCCCTCCTCCCAGTACCCCTGGGCCATCGTGTGGGGTCCAACGGTGTCAGATGAGGATGGAGGGGACACCAACTCGGCCAACCCAGGCTTCCCACCGCTCGGATACACCTTTGTCTCGCCACACGGGATGGCAACGGCGCAGCCCAACTCCCACTCGCTCCTGCACAATGCGGGGCTCAACCTGCGTGAGACCCCGGCCACCCTGCGGCCCTTCTTGTTTGGGCCCCGGGGGGAAG GTGTGGACCCCCAGCTGTACGTCACCATCACCATCTCCATCATCATTGTCCTGGTCGCCACTGGGATCATATTCAAGTTCTG CTGGGACCGCAATCAGAAACGCCGGCGTCACTCggggcagcagagcagtgggaggcagcaggagagccAGCAGCCCCTCACGGACCTCTCCCCCACCACCGTCAGCATCCTGGGGCCCTATGGTGACTCCCTGGCCCCCACGCCCGAGGCAGAGGAGTCCAGGCAGGGCCAGCAGGGCACGGAGAAACTGGGGGGCCATGGGAAGAGCACAGCCTTCCAGCTCAACCG AATCCCACTGGTGAACCTGTGA
- the PIANP gene encoding PILR alpha-associated neural protein isoform X1, with translation MEPSACRMPPFFSCVHSLQLWHLLLLVSAVPPPGVWSLRSRGPAATRPLCSRRNPSAPRPICIWDRTSLPERDSRFVLPRQRALPPRGGELRHVVRLRRQAVGARPATPSGFEDGMPSSQYPWAIVWGPTVSDEDGGDTNSANPGFPPLGYTFVSPHGMATAQPNSHSLLHNAGLNLRETPATLRPFLFGPRGEGVDPQLYVTITISIIIVLVATGIIFKFCWDRNQKRRRHSGQQSSGRQQESQQPLTDLSPTTVSILGPYGDSLAPTPEAEESRQGQQGTEKLGGHGKSTAFQLNRIPLVNL, from the exons ATGGAGCCCAGTGCCTG caggATGCCTCCATTCTTCTCCTGCGTCCACTCCCTGCAGCTTtggcatctcctcctcctggtCTCAGCTGTCCCTCCTCCTGGCGTCTGGTCTCTTCGCTCTCGGGGACCGGCGGCCACTCGCCCTCTTTGCTCCCGTCGGAACCCCTCGGCCCCACGGCCCATTTGCATCTGGGACAGGACCTCGCTGCCGGAGAGGGATTCTCGCTTTGTCCTGCCGCGCCAGCGGGCCCTGCCGCCCCGGGGGGGAGAGCTGCGGCATGTCGTGCGGCTGAGGCGCCAGGCGGTGGGGGCCCGTCCCGCCACCCCCTCCGGATTTGAGGACGGCATGCCCTCCTCCCAGTACCCCTGGGCCATCGTGTGGGGTCCAACGGTGTCAGATGAGGATGGAGGGGACACCAACTCGGCCAACCCAGGCTTCCCACCGCTCGGATACACCTTTGTCTCGCCACACGGGATGGCAACGGCGCAGCCCAACTCCCACTCGCTCCTGCACAATGCGGGGCTCAACCTGCGTGAGACCCCGGCCACCCTGCGGCCCTTCTTGTTTGGGCCCCGGGGGGAAG GTGTGGACCCCCAGCTGTACGTCACCATCACCATCTCCATCATCATTGTCCTGGTCGCCACTGGGATCATATTCAAGTTCTG CTGGGACCGCAATCAGAAACGCCGGCGTCACTCggggcagcagagcagtgggaggcagcaggagagccAGCAGCCCCTCACGGACCTCTCCCCCACCACCGTCAGCATCCTGGGGCCCTATGGTGACTCCCTGGCCCCCACGCCCGAGGCAGAGGAGTCCAGGCAGGGCCAGCAGGGCACGGAGAAACTGGGGGGCCATGGGAAGAGCACAGCCTTCCAGCTCAACCG AATCCCACTGGTGAACCTGTGA